From the Leptolyngbya sp. O-77 genome, one window contains:
- a CDS encoding ammonium transporter — MSPEAQEFLGTFASETFYYWASVFMLLIHAGFLAYEGGASRTKNVLATMVKNLLTLASVGLAFFFFGWWVYNAFPLFPVTGGILGPWTNPEQSETIQSAMELVEASYPWSPALAPNTGDHLTGVFFFAFALFAMTTASILSGALIERVKVGAYLVLSVVLGAFTWVVGAAWGWNPFGWFVTNLGYHDFGCSAIVHGISGFFALGVLINLGPRVGKYDEAGNPRPILPHNLPLTMVGLMLIFVGFYAFLAACVIFLPGYTGETTIYGTPMTLASIGVNTTLALAAGLVGAYISSRSEPFFTISGGLAGIITVGAGLDLYHPALVIVLAFAGAFLMPKVIVAIEKAGIDDAVGAVGVHGVCRLLGAVLTGIFAAGYPQGADIPPINFVGQLIGALVSVVLLGFIPGYGVSWLLKRFNLLRVSREEEVMGLDIADLGIEGYPEYPTMTLISSITKGVGGNGTPQAPTSSELAMD, encoded by the coding sequence ATGTCACCCGAAGCACAAGAATTCCTCGGAACATTTGCCTCAGAGACGTTTTACTACTGGGCATCTGTGTTTATGCTGCTGATCCACGCCGGATTCCTCGCCTACGAGGGCGGCGCATCGCGCACCAAAAACGTCCTGGCCACGATGGTCAAAAACCTGCTGACGCTTGCCAGCGTTGGGCTTGCCTTTTTCTTCTTTGGCTGGTGGGTGTATAACGCCTTCCCATTGTTCCCCGTGACGGGCGGCATTCTTGGCCCCTGGACAAACCCTGAGCAAAGCGAAACCATCCAGTCCGCAATGGAACTGGTCGAAGCGTCTTACCCCTGGTCGCCAGCCCTAGCGCCCAACACTGGAGACCATCTGACAGGGGTCTTCTTCTTTGCCTTTGCGCTATTCGCCATGACCACGGCCTCCATCTTGTCAGGAGCGCTGATCGAGCGGGTCAAGGTGGGCGCGTACTTGGTTCTGTCCGTCGTGTTGGGCGCGTTTACCTGGGTGGTCGGGGCGGCCTGGGGCTGGAACCCCTTCGGCTGGTTTGTGACCAACCTGGGCTATCACGATTTCGGCTGCTCGGCCATCGTCCACGGTATTTCGGGCTTCTTTGCTCTAGGCGTGCTGATTAACCTGGGGCCGCGGGTCGGCAAGTATGACGAAGCGGGCAACCCGCGCCCCATCTTGCCCCACAACCTACCGCTGACGATGGTGGGGCTGATGCTGATTTTTGTGGGATTCTATGCCTTTTTAGCGGCTTGCGTCATCTTTTTGCCCGGATACACAGGTGAGACGACGATCTACGGCACGCCGATGACGCTGGCCTCGATTGGCGTGAACACTACCTTGGCGCTGGCCGCAGGACTGGTGGGAGCCTACATTTCCTCTAGGAGTGAGCCTTTCTTCACAATCTCCGGTGGACTGGCAGGCATTATTACCGTGGGTGCAGGGCTGGATCTGTACCATCCGGCGCTGGTGATTGTGCTGGCGTTCGCGGGCGCATTTCTCATGCCCAAGGTGATTGTGGCAATTGAGAAAGCAGGCATTGACGATGCCGTGGGCGCAGTCGGGGTTCACGGTGTTTGCAGACTGCTGGGAGCGGTGCTGACGGGCATCTTTGCGGCGGGCTATCCCCAAGGAGCCGACATTCCGCCCATCAATTTTGTTGGACAACTGATCGGAGCGCTGGTGTCTGTGGTGCTGCTGGGCTTTATCCCAGGCTACGGCGTAAGCTGGCTGCTGAAGCGGTTTAACCTGTTGCGGGTGTCGCGGGAAGAAGAGGTGATGGGTCTAGACATTGCCGATCTGGGCATTGAAGGCTATCCCGAATATCCCACCATGACGCTGATTTCCAGCATTACTAAAGGGGTTGGGGGCAATGGCACGCCCCAGGCTCCGACCTCTTCTGAGTTGGCGATGGATTAG